In a single window of the Nicotiana tomentosiformis chromosome 8, ASM39032v3, whole genome shotgun sequence genome:
- the LOC104086324 gene encoding protein PELPK1-like: protein MGSQIKKQWSQVASALAFFLIATCTMAYSSDSYKSPVSTSNKVPSKVTKSDNYHIQPQSQDKYEVPQVSKNHYKVPSMPKQEYKVPTLPNNGYYNNPSIPKDNYKKVPSLPNDNYYKTPSMPNQEYKAPSLPKNDYYNKPSVPKYNYKKVPSLPKDNYYKAPSMPKQEYEVPSLPKNDYYKKPSIPKDNYKKVPSLPKDNYYKVPSMPKQEYKALSLPKNDYYKKSSIPKDNYKKVPSLPKDNYYKVPSMPKQEYKAPSLPKNDYYKKPSISKDNYKKVPSLSKDNYYKVPSMPKQEYKVPSLPKNDYYKKPSSSPPPPYYYNSPPPPSPSSPPPYYYQSSSIPSSSPPPPYY from the coding sequence ATGGGGAGCCAAATAAAGAAGCAATGGTCTCAAGTTGCTTCTGCATTGGCATTTTTCTTGATTGCAACCTGCACTATGGCATATTCATCTGATTCTTATAAATCACCAGTTTCAACATCTAACAAAGTACCAAGCAAAGTAACCAAAAGCGACAACTATCATATCCAGCCACAGTCACAAGACAAGTATGAAGTGCCTCAAGTGTCCAAGAACCACTACAAGGTACCCTCAATGCCTAAGCAGGAATACAAGGTGCCAACTTTGCCAAATAATGGCTACTACAACAATCCATCAATTCCAAAAGATAACTACAAGAAGGTGCCATCTCTTCCAAACGATAACTACTACAAGACACCCTCAATGCCTAACCAGGAATACAAGGCGCCTTCTTTGCCAAAGAATGATTACTACAACAAACCATCAGTTccaaaatataactacaagaaggTGCCATCTCTTCCAAAAGATAACTACTATAAAGCACCCTCAATGCCTAAACAGGAATATGAGGTGCCATCTTTGCCAAAGAATGATTACTACAAGAAACCATCAATTCCAAAAGATAACTACAAGAAGGTGCCGTCTCTTCCAAAAGATAACTACTACAAGGTACCCTCAATGCCTAAACAGGAATACAAGGCGCTATCTTTGCCAAAGAATGACTACTACAAGAAATCATCAATTCCAAAAGATAACTACAAGAAGGTGCCGTCTCTTCCAAAAGATAACTACTACAAGGTACCCTCAATGCCTAAACAAGAATACAAGGCGCCATCTTTGCCAAAGAATGACTACTACAAGAAACCATCAATTTCAAAAGATAACTACAAGAAGGTGCCGTCTCTTTCAAAAGATAACTACTACAAGGTACCCTCAATGCCTAAACAGGAATACAAGGTGCCATCTTTGCCAAAGAATGACTACTACAAAAAACCATCATCTTCTCCACCACCACCTTACTACTATAATTCACCCCCTCCTCCTTCACCATCATCACCACCTCCTTATTATTATCAATCATCCTCAATTCCTTCCTCATCACCACCTCCTCCATACTATTAA